The following are from one region of the candidate division KSB1 bacterium genome:
- a CDS encoding M67 family metallopeptidase translates to MSEKVSTHSEVMEKVIDHAISIYPEECCGFLYGNDIDGIVEVRMAKSMHNERTDKRNRRFLINPEQYLEAEKFADKSGFQLVGVYHSHPDHQAVPSQYDLEMAFPSFLYLIVSVNQESTTDTRWWELSQDRTQFIEVKFINTKVKENKR, encoded by the coding sequence ATGTCAGAAAAGGTATCAACACATAGTGAGGTCATGGAAAAGGTGATCGATCATGCTATTTCGATCTATCCGGAGGAATGCTGTGGCTTCCTTTATGGAAACGATATCGATGGAATTGTTGAGGTGAGAATGGCAAAATCCATGCATAATGAAAGAACAGACAAGCGTAACCGCCGATTCCTTATTAACCCAGAGCAATATCTTGAGGCAGAAAAATTTGCAGATAAGTCTGGTTTTCAGCTCGTAGGAGTCTATCACTCCCATCCCGATCACCAAGCTGTCCCATCACAATACGATTTGGAAATGGCTTTCCCGAGTTTCCTTTATTTGATTGTTAGCGTCAATCAAGAATCTACTACAGATACACGATGGTGGGAACTTTCCCAAGATCGAACTCAATTCATTGAAGTAAAATTCATCAATACAAAAGTGAAGGAGAACAAAAGATGA
- the moeB gene encoding molybdopterin-synthase adenylyltransferase MoeB, giving the protein MKVTVRIPAPLRRFTDNHPAVIVSADTVKGALKEVDSQYQDLAAHLYGDEGKLRNFVNVYVRGVDIRYLEGMETRLEENDEVMIIPSIAGGKENNSVFEQDDYIRYSRHFSLPEIGLEGQHKLKDSSVLIIGVGGLGSPISIYLAAAGVGHIGLVDFDVVDLSNLHRQILYSSQDVNQPKLKIAKERLESISPKTKVTTFEEPLTSSNAMRIFEDYDIIIDGTDNFPTRYLVNDVCVFQGKPNIYGSIFRFDGQISIFYAKEGPCYRCLYSEPPPPGLVPSCAEGGVLGVLPGIVGCLQATEAIKWIIGAGQSLIGRLLLFDALSMTFREVKLQKDPDCLVCGEHPTVTEPIDYEGFCGVSGTQETIAVPEIYVQEVKQKLDQEEDFLILDVREPWERDIAQISETLFIPMNSVHSRLEELDPSKEIVIHCRTGQRSAAVTQYLIKQGYPRVKNMVGGIKAWTIEVDTSLNMY; this is encoded by the coding sequence ATGAAAGTTACCGTGAGAATTCCGGCTCCTCTACGCCGATTTACGGACAATCATCCCGCCGTAATTGTTTCAGCAGATACTGTCAAAGGAGCGTTGAAAGAGGTTGATTCCCAGTATCAGGATCTCGCCGCCCATCTTTACGGTGATGAGGGTAAGCTTAGGAATTTCGTCAATGTCTATGTAAGGGGAGTGGATATCCGATATTTGGAAGGTATGGAGACACGGCTGGAAGAAAATGATGAAGTAATGATCATCCCGTCCATTGCTGGTGGAAAAGAGAACAATTCTGTGTTTGAACAAGATGACTATATTCGTTATAGCCGCCATTTCTCATTGCCGGAGATTGGATTGGAAGGCCAGCATAAATTAAAGGATTCTTCGGTGCTGATTATTGGAGTAGGTGGCCTTGGAAGTCCCATTTCTATCTATCTTGCGGCGGCTGGTGTTGGACATATAGGCCTGGTGGACTTTGATGTCGTTGACCTGTCTAATCTACATCGGCAGATTCTTTATTCATCGCAAGATGTGAACCAGCCAAAGTTAAAAATTGCAAAAGAGCGACTAGAGAGTATAAGTCCAAAAACCAAAGTGACCACATTTGAAGAACCTCTCACTTCAAGCAATGCTATGAGAATTTTTGAGGACTACGATATTATCATTGATGGTACGGATAATTTCCCAACTCGCTATCTGGTTAACGATGTATGTGTTTTCCAGGGGAAACCGAATATATATGGTTCCATTTTCCGTTTCGACGGTCAGATTTCTATCTTTTATGCCAAGGAAGGCCCGTGTTATCGTTGCTTGTATTCCGAACCACCTCCGCCAGGTTTGGTGCCATCATGTGCCGAAGGAGGTGTGCTTGGCGTACTACCCGGTATCGTGGGCTGCTTGCAGGCAACAGAAGCCATCAAGTGGATTATTGGTGCAGGACAATCTCTTATTGGTCGATTGCTCCTATTTGATGCACTCTCCATGACTTTCAGGGAAGTTAAGCTGCAGAAGGATCCAGACTGCTTGGTTTGTGGCGAACATCCTACAGTTACGGAACCCATCGATTATGAAGGATTTTGTGGGGTATCCGGCACGCAAGAAACGATAGCCGTGCCTGAGATTTATGTTCAAGAAGTAAAACAGAAACTCGACCAGGAAGAGGACTTTTTGATTTTGGACGTTCGTGAGCCCTGGGAGCGAGATATAGCTCAAATCAGTGAAACCCTTTTTATTCCCATGAATTCAGTCCATTCACGTTTGGAAGAGCTGGATCCTTCTAAAGAAATCGTAATTCATTGTCGCACTGGACAACGTTCTGCCGCTGTAACCCAATACCTAATCAAACAGGGCTACCCCAGAGTAAAGAATATGGTGGGCGGTATTAAAGCATGGACAATAGAAGTAGACACAAGTTTAAACATGTACTAG
- a CDS encoding PLP-dependent cysteine synthase family protein: MSILDLIGNTPMIPITIFSERYPNAKIFGKAEFMNPGGSLKDRPIARMLSQAVARGQLKGNKIILDSSSGNAGIAYAIFGQALGYNVELVIPGNATVERLARIKAHGASVVTTDPLEGYDEAIREVRRRYEKTPDKYYLANQYSNDDNWLAHYESTAEEILNQVPDITHFVGGIGTGGSITGIGRRLHEYNKNLSILSVKPERFPGIEGLKPIGEPEDIVPDILDQTIISQFVPVTSNEARKYCHRLALVGLFVGQSSGAYMAAVEKVLTKEPKACVVTLLNDTGERYFSTGLWEAN; the protein is encoded by the coding sequence ATGAGCATATTAGATTTAATAGGGAATACTCCGATGATTCCTATCACTATTTTTTCCGAACGTTATCCAAATGCAAAAATATTTGGCAAAGCGGAGTTTATGAATCCCGGAGGTTCGTTGAAAGATCGGCCAATAGCAAGAATGCTATCCCAGGCAGTAGCACGCGGTCAGTTGAAGGGTAACAAGATTATTCTTGATTCTAGCTCAGGTAATGCCGGGATTGCATATGCTATATTCGGTCAGGCTCTTGGATATAATGTTGAACTGGTCATTCCTGGAAATGCAACTGTGGAACGATTAGCACGCATCAAAGCCCATGGCGCCAGTGTGGTTACTACAGATCCATTGGAAGGATATGATGAAGCGATCAGGGAAGTACGACGCAGGTATGAAAAAACACCCGATAAATATTACCTGGCAAATCAATATAGCAATGATGATAATTGGTTGGCCCATTACGAATCTACTGCTGAAGAAATCTTGAATCAAGTTCCGGATATAACTCACTTTGTTGGTGGTATTGGTACCGGTGGATCTATTACCGGTATTGGCAGGCGATTGCATGAGTACAATAAAAATCTCTCCATCCTTAGTGTAAAGCCGGAGAGATTTCCAGGAATCGAAGGATTAAAACCCATAGGTGAACCGGAGGATATCGTTCCGGATATTCTGGATCAAACAATTATTAGCCAATTTGTTCCAGTAACATCAAATGAAGCCCGGAAATATTGCCATAGACTTGCCCTGGTTGGTTTGTTTGTAGGTCAATCTTCCGGTGCCTATATGGCTGCTGTAGAAAAGGTGTTGACAAAGGAACCAAAAGCCTGTGTAGTAACGCTCCTTAACGATACTGGGGAGCGTTATTTTTCAACTGGACTATGGGAGGCTAATTGA
- a CDS encoding ferredoxin family protein has product MTYIIIEPCIGTCDTSCVDVCPVDCIYPQEGYTLSDDDKKRMLKDGEMLYIHPEECIDCGACEPECPVEAIFPEEDVPEDQEKYIAINYTRFGFDAPS; this is encoded by the coding sequence TTGACATACATCATAATTGAACCTTGTATTGGAACATGTGACACTTCTTGTGTTGATGTCTGCCCCGTCGACTGCATTTATCCACAGGAGGGCTATACATTGAGCGATGATGACAAAAAGCGTATGCTGAAGGATGGCGAAATGCTCTATATCCATCCGGAGGAATGCATAGACTGTGGTGCTTGTGAGCCAGAATGCCCCGTTGAAGCGATCTTTCCTGAAGAGGATGTTCCCGAAGATCAAGAAAAATACATCGCAATTAACTATACCAGATTTGGATTCGACGCACCGTCATAA